Below is a window of Anaeromyxobacter diazotrophicus DNA.
ATGGCGGCGATGCGCCGACCGGCGGCGCCCTCGCTCAGGTGGAGGGCGCGAACGCACCACTCCCACAGGGAAGGATAGCCGGCCTCGGCCCAGGCCCGGCGCTGGTCGAAGACGTCGAGGTGGAGCAAGAACTCGACCTGGGTGTGGCGCTCGTCCCCGGCTAGCGCGGTCAGGCGACGGGAGAGGGCGGCGGTATCGAGGGAAGCGGGCGCGGCGTCGGGCATGAAGACCTCCGGTGCGTGTTCTCCGACGGTAACACGCACTTTTCGAGCCTCCGGGAAGGCCCCTGGCCGCCGCGCCTGCGCGTCTTCGTGAGGAGCCCGCCGACTTCGCCTTCGACGGCGCCGCGCGCCTCGCAGGCGCAGGGCGCGGCGCGCTAGCGGGCCATCCTGTTGCATTGCCGGGCCGCGCGCGCGATTCAGCTGTGACTCGGTCAAGCGCGAAAGCGTTCACCGTTGGGGCGTGCTGCCGGCGCACCGCGGTTCACCCTCAGAGGACATTTGTGAGCCGGGCACGCCCAGCCGTCTCGAACGCGCGGCTCCGCCGCGCGTGGGGCGCCCGCCGGCCGAGGCCTGCCCGCCGGCGCGAGTCCGGCCGCCCATCCTGCCGCGCCCCTCTCTGCCCGTAGTCCGCCGGGCCGCCAAGCCCACCGACGGCCGCTGAGGCGCATGACCTCTAGGAGATGTGGCTGATGATGAGGCTCCGGCCGTCGCCCCGCTTCGCGGGGCGAGGGAGAGGGGGCTCTCTCAGCCGAGGTCGCCCACCGTCGCGGGCCGGCCGGCGCCCTTCGCGCGGACGTGGCGGTCGAGCCAGGCGACGGTGGCGTGCAGCGTCTCCTGGGGGTCGCGGGCGGTGAAGCCGAGCTCCTGCTCCGCCTTGCGGCTGTCCACGTAGAAGAAGTGCTCACCCATCTCGACCTCCTCGGGCGAGATGGGGCTCTCGCTGCCGCGCCAGCCGTGCCAGCGGCCGAGGAGGTGCGCCCCGGCCACGTTCACCTTCGAGGGCAGGCGCAGCGCGGGCGGGGCGACGCCGGAGAGGCGCGACAGGCGCGCGAAGAAGTCGGCGAAGGTCAGGTTGGCGCCGCCGAGGAGGTACCGCTCGCCGGGCCGGCCGCGGGTGAGCGCGGCCGCGAACGCCGCCGCCGCGTCGCGGACGTCCACGAACGAGAGCCCGCCCGAGGGCCGGGCCGGCACGCGCCGCTCGAGGAACTTGAAGACCACGTCGGTGGAGGAGAGGCGGGCGTCGCCGGGGCCGAGCAGCAGCGACGGGTTCAGCACCACCACCGGGAGGCCGGTGTCGCGGTGGAACCTGAGCGCCGTCTTCTCCTGGTAGATCTTGGAGAGGTAGTAGGGCCAGCGCGCCGCCACCTGGATGGGCGGGCCGTCCGACTCCGTGTGGACCTTCTCCTCGCGCGAGATGCCGATGGTGCCTGAGCTCGAGGCGAGGACGAACCGGCTCACCCCGGCGGCGTGCGCGTCCTCGAGCAGCGTCCGCGTGCACTCGACGTGGAGCTGGTAGAGGGCGGAGGGGTCGCGGGCGTCGAACGCCACCTGGCCGGCCAGGTGGAACACCGCCTCGACGCCGGCGAGCGCCCGCCGCACCGCCGCGCGGTCCTGCAGCGGGGCCCGGACCACCTCGGCCCCCAGCGCCTCGGCCTGGGCCGCGTCGCCGCGGGCGAGGACGCGCAGCCGATGCCCGCCCTCGGAGAGCAGCGGCAGGAGCGCCGAGCCGAGGAAGCCGGTGCCGCCGGTGACGAGCAGGTTCACGAGTCGTGCTCCTCCGGGGCGAGGATGACCTTGGCCGGCCCGGCGCCGCCCGCGTCCCCCCGCACGCGGGGAGCAGGGGCCGCACCGTCGCCGTCCTCCGGCGCGCCGGTCGCAGTCGCCTCGGCGGTCGCAGTCGCCTTCGCGGTCGCGGTCGCGGTCGAGGTCGCCTTCGCGGTCGCGGTCGCGGTCGCGGTCGAGGTCGCGGTCGAGGTCGCGGTCGAGGTCGCGGTCGAGGTCGCCGTCGAGGTCGCCGTCGAGGTCGCCGTCGAGGTCGCGTTCGAGGTCGGCCCGAGCCCCCCCAGCGCCCGCACCGCCTCCTCCATGAGGCGAGTGGCCTCCTTGTGCGCCTCGCCGCGCGCCAGGTGCGCGGTGCGGGCGCGCAGGTCGGCGACCGCGATGGGCTGCCCGATGACGACCGCCAGGTCGGCCGCGCGCGGCACGAGCCGGCCCGGGGCGAGCGCCTCGTGCGTCCCGCGGATGTAGACCGGGAGCGCGTCCACTCCGCACTGGAGCGCCAGGTAGCCCGCGGTCGGCTTGAAGCGCGCCAGCGCGCCGTCGCGCGAGCGGGTGCCCTCCGGGAAGATGAGGAGGTTGAGCCCCTGCCGCAGCGCCTCCTCCGCCGCCCGCAGGCTCTGCCGGACCGAGCCCGAGCGCTCCATCGGGATGAGGTTCGTGAAGTTCTCGAAGTAGGCGCGCTTGAGCGGCGTGTCGAAGAAGTAGTCGCGCGCCGCCAGCGCGGCGAGCCGCTCGCCCTGGTCGCCGAGCGCCACCTTGACGAGGCCCATGTCGAGGTGGCTGGCGTGGTTCGCCACCACCAGGAAGTTGCGGTCGCGCGGGATGAAGGCGCGCCCGCGCACCTCCGTCCGATAGAGATCCCGGTACAGC
It encodes the following:
- a CDS encoding NAD-dependent epimerase/dehydratase family protein; amino-acid sequence: MNLLVTGGTGFLGSALLPLLSEGGHRLRVLARGDAAQAEALGAEVVRAPLQDRAAVRRALAGVEAVFHLAGQVAFDARDPSALYQLHVECTRTLLEDAHAAGVSRFVLASSSGTIGISREEKVHTESDGPPIQVAARWPYYLSKIYQEKTALRFHRDTGLPVVVLNPSLLLGPGDARLSSTDVVFKFLERRVPARPSGGLSFVDVRDAAAAFAAALTRGRPGERYLLGGANLTFADFFARLSRLSGVAPPALRLPSKVNVAGAHLLGRWHGWRGSESPISPEEVEMGEHFFYVDSRKAEQELGFTARDPQETLHATVAWLDRHVRAKGAGRPATVGDLG